The Alteripontixanthobacter sp. genome has a window encoding:
- the ptsP gene encoding phosphoenolpyruvate--protein phosphotransferase gives MTATAAARSILTQLHEVMATRMHAQGKLDRVVQIIGESLDSEVCSIYLLREGMLELFATRGLNQSAVHVTRLAMGEGLTGTIAANIETLNLAEAKAHPDFLYRPETGEDKFHSFAGVPIVYHERAVGALCVQHVDPRRYADIEIEALQTTAMVLSEMIANAELVDEAESLGLSEVLSGPYVAEGLTLVKGLASGHAVFHQPRIEITQVMADDIEAERQRVYRAFDRMREQIDEMAAQAEFGGVGSGGGEHEEVLKTYKMFAYDEGWGRRINEAIDSGLTAEAAIERVQQRTRMRMREIDDPLLADRMHDLEDLANRLLRIVSGQLGTAATQGLRQDTILIAKNLGPAELLEYDRRRLKGVVLEEGSLTAHVVIVARAMGVPVLGRVRGLRGIVREGDEILLDADNGRATMRPAAATIQAFEGRFALSRKKQAIYAKLRDVEPFTRCGTRIQVLMNAGLRDDVSQLQLVGADGIGLFRTEFQFLVSATLPQRERQTRLYRDVLDGAGDKPVIFRTVDIGGDKAVPYLQSENGVQDENPAMGWRALRLALERQGLLKAQARALLEASAGRDLNVMFPMVSEVWEFEAAKAVFEKQLDFLRTRKKLLPDSISYGAMVEVPSIAEVLDLLVPKLDFLSVGTNDLTQFLFAADRANPKLAERYDWLSPSILRFLSRIAKATIGTNTDLGVCGEMGGRRLEALALLGLGYRRLSITPVSVGPIKELVRKVDLAEITAAMDGWLVSPPPRMRTALQAWAAERGIDTD, from the coding sequence ATGACCGCCACTGCTGCCGCCCGATCGATCCTCACGCAATTGCACGAGGTGATGGCCACCCGGATGCACGCGCAGGGCAAGCTGGACCGCGTGGTCCAGATCATCGGCGAAAGCCTCGATAGCGAGGTCTGCTCGATCTACCTCCTGCGCGAGGGGATGCTGGAATTGTTCGCCACGCGCGGCCTCAACCAGAGCGCGGTGCACGTCACCCGTCTGGCGATGGGTGAAGGGCTGACCGGCACGATCGCTGCGAATATCGAAACGCTGAACCTGGCCGAGGCCAAGGCGCATCCCGATTTCCTGTACCGGCCCGAAACCGGCGAGGACAAGTTTCACAGCTTTGCCGGCGTCCCCATCGTCTATCACGAACGGGCGGTCGGCGCGCTGTGCGTCCAGCATGTCGATCCCCGGCGATATGCGGATATCGAGATCGAGGCGCTGCAGACCACCGCGATGGTACTGTCCGAAATGATCGCCAATGCCGAGTTGGTGGACGAGGCGGAGAGCCTGGGTCTGAGCGAGGTGCTGAGCGGGCCGTATGTCGCCGAAGGGCTGACGCTGGTCAAAGGGCTGGCTTCGGGCCACGCCGTGTTTCACCAGCCGCGCATCGAAATCACCCAGGTCATGGCCGACGATATCGAGGCCGAGCGCCAGCGCGTCTATCGTGCCTTCGACCGGATGCGCGAACAGATCGACGAGATGGCCGCACAGGCCGAGTTCGGCGGCGTGGGTTCGGGCGGCGGCGAGCACGAGGAAGTGCTCAAGACCTATAAGATGTTCGCCTATGACGAGGGCTGGGGCCGCCGCATCAACGAGGCGATCGATTCCGGCCTGACTGCGGAAGCAGCGATCGAGCGGGTCCAGCAGCGCACCCGGATGCGGATGCGCGAGATCGACGATCCGCTGCTGGCCGACCGGATGCACGATCTGGAAGATCTGGCGAATCGCCTGCTGCGGATCGTCTCCGGCCAGTTGGGCACGGCGGCCACGCAGGGCCTGCGCCAGGACACCATCCTGATCGCCAAGAATCTCGGCCCGGCGGAATTGCTGGAATATGATCGCCGCCGATTGAAAGGCGTGGTGCTGGAAGAAGGCTCGCTCACCGCACATGTCGTGATCGTGGCGCGGGCGATGGGCGTGCCGGTGCTGGGCCGGGTGCGCGGCCTGCGCGGGATCGTGCGCGAGGGCGATGAAATCCTGCTCGACGCCGATAATGGGCGGGCCACCATGCGTCCTGCCGCCGCCACGATCCAGGCGTTTGAAGGGCGCTTCGCCCTTTCGCGCAAAAAACAGGCAATCTATGCCAAACTGCGCGATGTAGAGCCTTTCACTCGCTGCGGTACGCGCATTCAGGTGCTGATGAATGCGGGGCTGCGCGACGACGTGTCGCAATTGCAACTGGTCGGCGCGGATGGGATCGGCCTGTTTCGCACTGAATTCCAGTTCCTGGTTTCCGCCACCCTGCCGCAGCGCGAACGCCAGACCCGGCTTTACCGCGACGTGCTGGACGGGGCGGGCGACAAGCCGGTGATCTTCCGCACGGTGGATATCGGCGGGGACAAGGCCGTGCCCTATCTCCAGTCGGAAAACGGAGTGCAGGATGAAAATCCGGCGATGGGTTGGCGCGCACTACGTCTCGCTCTGGAACGCCAGGGGCTGCTCAAGGCGCAGGCGCGCGCCTTGCTGGAAGCATCGGCGGGGCGCGATCTCAACGTGATGTTTCCGATGGTTTCGGAAGTTTGGGAATTCGAAGCGGCCAAAGCGGTGTTCGAAAAGCAGCTCGATTTCCTCCGCACGCGCAAGAAGCTGCTGCCCGATTCCATCAGTTACGGCGCAATGGTGGAGGTTCCCTCGATTGCCGAAGTTCTCGACTTGCTGGTGCCGAAGCTGGATTTCCTGTCGGTCGGCACCAACGATCTCACGCAGTTCCTGTTCGCCGCAGACCGCGCGAATCCCAAGCTGGCGGAACGGTATGACTGGCTCAGCCCTTCGATCCTGCGGTTCCTCTCACGCATTGCGAAAGCGACCATCGGGACCAACACCGATCTCGGCGTATGCGGCGAGATGGGGGGGCGGCGCCTGGAGGCGCTGGCGCTGCTGGGGCTTGGCTATCGCCGCTTGTCGATCACGCCGGTTTCGGTCGGTCCGATCAAGGAACTGGTGCGCAAGGTCGATCTGGCCGAGATTACCGCGGCCATGGATGGCTGGTTGGTCAGCCCGCCACCCAGAATGCGGACTGCATTGCAGGCCTGGGCGGCAGAACGAGGCATCGATACCGACTAA
- a CDS encoding helix-turn-helix domain-containing protein — translation MGAVEHDFEDVDGVSDNAELPLEGVGDRLRRAREAAGLRLSQVAAETRIPERHLALIDEGRFEDLPARTYAVGFSRNYAKAVGLDEREIAEAVRAELGTREYAAAARADKFEPGDPARVPSRRLAWFGLFAALLLVAGLFAFYRSAIAPGSGPASILADEEAEMIASATGEGAAGLDEPAVTAAAPVTFTATRDGVWVRFYDADYADTGVPLMEKQMDLGERYTVPADADQPQLRTGWPAALDVTIGGERIGKLSQEDEILSDVDLTAPALLQRIEANQEASATTGAAQSDRAVAGAE, via the coding sequence ATGGGCGCAGTGGAGCATGATTTTGAGGACGTGGACGGCGTGAGCGATAATGCCGAGCTACCGCTGGAAGGCGTGGGCGATCGTTTGCGCCGCGCGCGCGAGGCAGCTGGCCTTCGCTTGTCGCAAGTGGCCGCCGAAACCCGCATTCCGGAACGCCACCTTGCGTTGATCGACGAAGGGCGCTTCGAAGACTTGCCCGCGCGCACCTATGCCGTCGGGTTTTCACGCAATTACGCCAAGGCCGTGGGGCTGGACGAGCGAGAAATTGCCGAAGCCGTCCGCGCCGAACTGGGCACGCGCGAATATGCCGCCGCAGCGCGGGCCGACAAGTTCGAGCCGGGCGATCCGGCGCGCGTTCCCTCGCGCCGCCTGGCATGGTTCGGCCTGTTTGCCGCTTTGCTGCTGGTGGCGGGCCTGTTCGCGTTTTATCGCAGCGCTATCGCACCGGGCTCCGGCCCCGCATCGATCCTGGCGGACGAGGAAGCCGAGATGATCGCGTCGGCGACTGGCGAAGGCGCTGCGGGGCTGGATGAGCCTGCCGTAACGGCAGCTGCGCCAGTTACATTTACGGCGACGCGCGACGGGGTCTGGGTGCGCTTCTACGATGCGGACTATGCCGATACCGGCGTTCCGCTGATGGAGAAGCAGATGGATCTGGGGGAGCGGTATACGGTCCCCGCAGATGCAGATCAGCCCCAGCTTCGCACCGGCTGGCCAGCCGCGCTCGACGTGACGATCGGCGGAGAGCGGATCGGGAAGCTATCCCAAGAAGATGAGATTTTAAGCGATGTCGATCTGACCGCGCCAGCATTGCTACAGCGTATCGAAGCGAATCAGGAGGCTTCAGCGACTACCGGCGCTGCGCAGTCCGACCGGGCGGTTGCCGGCGCAGAGTAA
- a CDS encoding tetratricopeptide repeat protein has protein sequence MMGSFALVAVATTAAPALAQDDSEARVRKLEAEVRALQRRVFPGGSGRFFEPEITGSQAATTNRATPSTTAVTDILARLDALEVSLQSLTAQTEENSNSLRELNTRLAALEVTSGAAMAEGAATPAPAASQTNLAAMTGGASNAASTPAPTAQTPAQPAGPSADRLAAVQQIAKPQTDDAGDDEYSYGFRLWDAGFYPEAQQQLSLFVEKYPNHPRTTYGRNLLGRAYLDDGKPREAAPWFLQNYQSDKTALRAPDSLLFLGESMIALGDTSRACIALAEFGETYPALAAGRLSDRYQANLGKVDCN, from the coding sequence ATGATGGGCAGCTTTGCGCTGGTCGCCGTTGCAACGACGGCTGCGCCCGCGTTGGCGCAGGATGACAGCGAAGCGCGCGTGCGCAAGCTTGAGGCCGAAGTGCGCGCCTTGCAGCGGCGGGTATTCCCCGGCGGTTCGGGCCGGTTTTTCGAACCGGAAATTACCGGTTCGCAAGCTGCCACCACCAACCGCGCGACCCCTTCGACCACCGCAGTTACCGATATCCTCGCCCGGCTCGATGCGTTGGAAGTCTCGCTGCAATCGCTGACCGCGCAGACGGAAGAAAACTCCAATTCCTTGCGCGAATTGAACACGCGGCTGGCGGCGCTGGAAGTGACTTCGGGCGCGGCGATGGCCGAAGGGGCGGCAACGCCCGCCCCGGCAGCCTCGCAAACCAACCTGGCCGCTATGACCGGCGGTGCTTCGAACGCGGCTTCGACGCCTGCACCAACCGCGCAGACTCCGGCGCAGCCTGCCGGGCCGAGCGCCGACCGGTTGGCGGCCGTGCAGCAGATCGCCAAACCGCAGACCGATGATGCCGGTGATGACGAATATTCCTATGGTTTCCGCCTGTGGGATGCCGGGTTCTACCCCGAGGCCCAGCAGCAGTTGAGCCTGTTCGTCGAAAAATACCCGAACCACCCGCGGACCACCTATGGCCGCAACCTGCTGGGCCGCGCCTATCTGGACGATGGCAAGCCGCGTGAGGCGGCCCCGTGGTTCCTGCAGAACTACCAGTCGGACAAAACCGCTCTCCGCGCCCCGGATAGCTTGCTGTTCCTGGGTGAATCGATGATCGCGCTGGGCGATACGAGCCGCGCTTGCATCGCGCTGGCCGAATTTGGCGAAACGTACCCGGCGCTGGCCGCCGGACGCCTGTCGGACCGCTATCAGGCCAATCTCGGCAAGGTGGATTGCAATTGA
- the tilS gene encoding tRNA lysidine(34) synthetase TilS, whose product MQDPALRLGLAVSGGPDSVAMLLLAMRAEIAIEVATVDHRLRAASADECALVARLCADLGVECTTLRVDLAAGNLQQEARNARYRALGEWAEARGLCAVATAHHADDQAETLVMRLNRGSGLSGLAGIRGFATFEGCAVPIIRPLLSFRRAELREVVASAHAEFADDPSNADDRYDRVRIRKALADADWLDPLAFAQSAAHLASAERALDSLAEDLWRTKAATEGDTVKVPHTGTMELDGRLVQRAIAELGGKAGFGEAAMLLARLERKPGKGNIGGVLIERSGDLTLCRREPQRKTA is encoded by the coding sequence ATGCAGGACCCAGCGTTGCGGCTGGGTCTGGCCGTGTCGGGCGGCCCCGATTCAGTGGCCATGCTGTTGCTCGCTATGCGGGCCGAGATCGCCATCGAAGTTGCCACGGTCGATCACCGTCTGCGCGCGGCGTCGGCCGATGAATGTGCGCTGGTGGCGCGGCTTTGCGCTGATCTGGGCGTGGAATGCACAACGCTGCGGGTCGATCTGGCGGCGGGCAATTTGCAGCAAGAAGCGCGCAATGCCCGGTATCGAGCGCTGGGCGAGTGGGCCGAGGCGCGCGGATTGTGCGCGGTCGCAACGGCGCATCATGCCGATGATCAGGCAGAAACGCTGGTGATGCGCCTCAATCGCGGCAGCGGACTCTCGGGATTGGCGGGCATTCGGGGTTTTGCGACCTTCGAAGGCTGCGCCGTGCCGATCATTCGTCCGCTCCTATCGTTCAGACGCGCCGAATTGCGCGAGGTCGTCGCCAGCGCGCATGCCGAATTCGCGGACGATCCGAGCAATGCGGACGACCGGTACGACCGGGTGCGAATTCGCAAAGCACTGGCTGACGCGGATTGGCTCGATCCACTTGCCTTCGCTCAGTCCGCCGCCCATCTGGCGAGCGCCGAGCGAGCTCTCGATAGTTTGGCGGAGGATCTGTGGAGGACCAAGGCTGCGACCGAGGGCGACACAGTTAAGGTCCCGCATACGGGCACGATGGAACTGGATGGCAGGCTGGTCCAGCGCGCCATTGCCGAACTGGGCGGCAAGGCCGGCTTCGGGGAAGCGGCGATGCTGCTCGCACGGTTGGAGAGGAAGCCCGGCAAGGGCAATATCGGCGGCGTGCTGATCGAACGTTCGGGCGATCTGACGCTCTGCCGCCGCGAACCGCAGCGCAAGACGGCTTAG
- a CDS encoding L,D-transpeptidase family protein: MAPMIKWLGGAAAAIAIAFGAAAVSGQWNDRAAQGPVLTLEDAIPAAESMAAGADATTIDVDPSALAGGDADAEVAAVQDTPTLQAAVAGDTDTASMQQASDERFVVKRILPIEGPIKYGEWHWDTEGVPAGPIVMTVDLDARVISVFRGGYEIGAAAVLLGTQDHPTPLGTFPIRYKMRHNVSEKYNNAPMPYSMFLTTDGIALHGSDVQNGFASHGCIGMPDEFAAKVFGVAKKGDKVIITRGETMGMGDAII, encoded by the coding sequence ATGGCACCGATGATCAAATGGCTCGGCGGCGCAGCAGCCGCAATCGCAATCGCATTCGGCGCAGCCGCCGTTTCCGGACAATGGAACGACCGCGCGGCGCAAGGCCCTGTGCTTACGCTGGAAGACGCCATTCCGGCAGCAGAAAGCATGGCCGCAGGCGCTGACGCAACCACGATCGATGTCGACCCGTCGGCGCTGGCTGGCGGTGACGCCGATGCCGAGGTCGCAGCGGTTCAAGACACACCGACTCTGCAAGCTGCCGTGGCGGGCGATACCGACACCGCCAGCATGCAGCAGGCGAGCGACGAGAGATTCGTAGTCAAACGCATCCTGCCCATCGAAGGGCCGATAAAATATGGCGAATGGCATTGGGATACCGAAGGTGTTCCCGCCGGACCGATCGTGATGACCGTGGACCTCGACGCGCGGGTTATCTCGGTATTCCGGGGCGGTTATGAAATCGGCGCAGCTGCCGTGCTGCTCGGCACGCAGGATCATCCCACCCCGCTCGGCACCTTCCCCATCCGATACAAGATGCGCCACAACGTCAGCGAGAAATACAACAACGCGCCGATGCCCTATTCGATGTTCCTGACCACCGACGGGATCGCCTTGCACGGTTCGGACGTCCAGAACGGCTTTGCCAGCCATGGCTGCATCGGCATGCCCGACGAATTTGCCGCCAAAGTATTCGGCGTGGCGAAAAAGGGCGACAAGGTCATCATCACCCGCGGCGAAACCATGGGGATGGGGGACGCGATTATCTAA
- a CDS encoding phosphoenolpyruvate carboxylase has translation MKNVADLTQRLSQLHSKTQETPLFNPVFQLSLDLSRDLESGELSLDEAEAMIAELECSALEGRAGRLRRLIGSADRETNEASLDEQMPAAAFAEFKTAWERPRLHAVFTAHPTFLLGPNQTQALTASAQSADGGVACPAHAERPAITLRYEHERAMDALANAQDARDRIVTRLLGHAATTWPEQWHDLAPMPFRFASWVGYDMDGRTDIRWTDSIGFRLSEKAQRLGRYADQLAAINADHTLVTTLRDAAAQTHERAQDFSADLTDPDRLSAAANRLTANDPRKLLTLSPLISQLEDDARTAGTDRAVALKTLAAAMRTDGLGMGHIHFRVNAKQLHNAIRRRIEGGNSLDLESKGAMATLRTMLAEVEPLRANFGALAIESSTAIRQFLAMAQILHHVDGDTPIRMLIAECEQPATILAALYFARLFGIADKVDVSPLFETESALEHGGRFLDALLEEESYRTYAKARGRIAIQTGFSDAGRFVGQIPASLAIERLQGRLAQAIAANGLTDCAALIFNTHGESMGRGAHPAGFADRLDWPMSPWARRRFARAGVALEPEVSFQGGDGYLFFASPDIAHATLTRIVEASPAAVEIDAPKDPFYTRTDLSLDFYRAVRAHQRDHLHSKTYSRAITAFGLGLLNETGSRKSRRQSDLAAEREMSLRQIRAIPHNSILQQLGYPVNVIAGIGSAADGNYEDIAALLADSPRGRAIMRLVRASNSLASIKTVAAYGELFNSAYWASRPYRGMESHLSDACETLAEYLTKDDRTGVFRRLASRLRVDALKLHRLFALLPEEEPLADRENVRRQIGALQALRLALMQHMFLKVVSIPVFSRANDISRDDVLEMVFTLRVEDALAQLRRAFPTSFPQPGDFALDEPSDYPDGDGEGYAAIHRDYIEPIDRAHGLSLRISTAIANQFGAHG, from the coding sequence ATGAAAAACGTCGCCGACCTGACGCAGCGCCTGTCGCAATTGCATTCCAAAACGCAGGAAACGCCGCTGTTCAACCCGGTCTTCCAGCTCTCGCTGGATTTGTCGCGCGACCTGGAAAGCGGTGAATTGTCCCTCGACGAAGCAGAGGCGATGATCGCGGAGCTGGAATGTTCCGCGCTGGAAGGGCGCGCCGGGCGGCTGCGGCGGCTGATTGGCTCGGCCGATCGCGAAACCAACGAGGCCAGTCTGGACGAGCAGATGCCCGCAGCTGCCTTCGCCGAATTCAAGACGGCGTGGGAACGTCCGCGGCTGCATGCGGTGTTTACCGCGCATCCCACTTTCCTGCTCGGCCCCAACCAGACGCAGGCGCTGACCGCGTCGGCTCAAAGCGCGGATGGCGGCGTGGCCTGCCCAGCCCATGCCGAGCGCCCGGCGATCACCCTGCGTTACGAACATGAGCGCGCGATGGATGCGTTGGCCAATGCGCAGGATGCGCGCGACCGGATCGTGACTCGCCTGCTGGGCCACGCAGCCACGACGTGGCCCGAACAATGGCACGATCTTGCCCCCATGCCGTTCCGTTTCGCCAGCTGGGTTGGTTACGACATGGACGGGCGGACCGACATTCGCTGGACCGATTCGATCGGTTTCCGCTTGTCCGAGAAGGCCCAGCGACTGGGCCGCTATGCCGATCAGCTAGCTGCCATCAATGCCGATCATACGCTGGTGACGACGCTGCGCGATGCCGCCGCGCAAACCCATGAGCGGGCACAGGACTTCAGCGCCGATCTTACCGATCCGGACCGTCTTTCCGCCGCCGCCAACCGATTGACGGCGAACGATCCGCGTAAGCTGCTCACCCTATCCCCGCTGATCAGCCAGCTGGAAGACGATGCGCGCACCGCCGGAACGGACCGCGCGGTCGCGCTGAAAACGCTGGCCGCTGCCATGCGGACCGATGGGCTGGGCATGGGCCACATCCATTTCCGCGTAAATGCCAAGCAATTGCACAATGCGATCCGCCGCCGGATCGAAGGCGGCAACTCGCTCGACCTGGAAAGCAAGGGCGCGATGGCGACCTTGCGCACCATGCTGGCCGAAGTCGAACCGCTGCGAGCCAATTTCGGCGCGCTTGCAATCGAAAGCAGCACTGCGATCCGCCAATTCCTCGCAATGGCGCAGATCCTGCACCACGTGGATGGCGACACACCGATCCGCATGTTGATCGCCGAATGCGAACAGCCCGCCACAATCCTGGCGGCGCTATATTTCGCCAGGCTGTTCGGCATTGCGGACAAGGTGGACGTGTCGCCATTGTTCGAAACCGAAAGCGCGCTGGAACATGGCGGCCGCTTCCTCGATGCGCTGCTCGAGGAAGAAAGCTATCGCACCTATGCCAAGGCGCGCGGGCGTATAGCGATCCAGACCGGCTTTTCCGATGCCGGGCGGTTCGTGGGACAAATCCCTGCCAGCCTCGCGATCGAACGGCTGCAGGGCCGGCTGGCGCAGGCGATTGCCGCCAATGGCCTGACCGATTGCGCCGCGCTGATCTTCAACACGCACGGCGAAAGCATGGGCCGCGGCGCGCATCCGGCGGGCTTTGCCGATCGACTGGACTGGCCGATGTCGCCCTGGGCGCGGCGCCGTTTTGCGCGGGCCGGAGTGGCGCTGGAACCCGAAGTCAGCTTCCAGGGCGGCGATGGCTATTTGTTTTTCGCCAGCCCCGACATCGCCCATGCCACGCTGACCCGCATCGTCGAGGCATCGCCCGCTGCGGTAGAGATCGACGCGCCGAAAGACCCGTTCTACACCCGCACCGATCTCAGCCTGGATTTCTACCGTGCGGTGCGTGCGCATCAGCGCGACCACCTCCACTCGAAAACCTATAGCCGCGCAATCACCGCATTCGGGCTGGGCCTGCTGAACGAAACCGGCAGCCGTAAATCGCGCCGCCAGAGCGACCTGGCCGCCGAACGCGAAATGAGCTTGCGCCAGATCCGCGCCATTCCGCATAATTCGATCCTCCAGCAGCTCGGCTATCCGGTGAATGTCATCGCCGGGATCGGCAGTGCGGCGGATGGCAATTACGAGGATATCGCAGCCCTGCTGGCCGACAGTCCGCGCGGGCGCGCGATCATGCGGCTGGTCCGCGCATCCAACTCGCTTGCCAGCATCAAGACGGTCGCTGCCTATGGCGAGCTGTTCAATTCCGCCTATTGGGCCAGCCGCCCCTATCGCGGGATGGAAAGCCATCTGTCCGATGCCTGCGAAACATTGGCCGAATATCTGACCAAGGATGATCGCACCGGCGTTTTCCGCCGTCTGGCCAGCCGCCTGCGGGTGGACGCGCTGAAGCTGCACCGGCTGTTCGCGCTGCTGCCCGAGGAGGAGCCGCTCGCCGACCGCGAGAATGTCCGCCGCCAGATCGGCGCGCTACAGGCGCTGCGACTCGCGCTGATGCAGCACATGTTTCTCAAAGTGGTATCGATTCCGGTGTTCAGCCGGGCCAACGATATCTCGCGCGACGATGTCCTGGAAATGGTGTTCACCCTGCGCGTGGAGGATGCGCTGGCGCAGTTACGGCGCGCATTTCCCACCAGCTTCCCCCAGCCCGGCGATTTCGCGCTGGACGAGCCGAGCGATTATCCCGACGGCGATGGGGAAGGATATGCGGCAATCCACCGCGACTATATCGAACCGATCGACCGTGCCCACGGCCTCAGCCTACGCATTTCCACCGCCATCGCCAACCAGTTCGGCGCGCACGGCTAG
- the eda gene encoding bifunctional 4-hydroxy-2-oxoglutarate aldolase/2-dehydro-3-deoxy-phosphogluconate aldolase translates to MTNIADLMQTAPVIPVLVVDEVAQARPLAEALVGGGLRVLEVTLRTDAALDAIRVMKQVEGAIVGAGTVTNPAELDAALEAGSEFIVSPGLTEPLGRAAVDSNIPFLPGIANAGDIMRGLDLGLTHFKFFPAMAAGGLPALKALAGPFGQCRFCPTGGISEETAPEWLGYDPVLCVGGSWIAPRKSSDYVAIANSARRAAGLTR, encoded by the coding sequence ATGACAAATATTGCCGATCTTATGCAGACCGCACCGGTCATTCCCGTGCTGGTGGTGGACGAGGTGGCGCAGGCGCGCCCGCTGGCCGAAGCGCTGGTCGGCGGCGGCCTGCGCGTGCTTGAAGTTACCCTGCGCACCGATGCCGCATTGGATGCCATTCGCGTGATGAAGCAGGTGGAAGGCGCCATTGTGGGCGCGGGCACCGTCACCAATCCGGCAGAGCTGGACGCGGCGCTGGAAGCCGGCAGCGAATTCATCGTCTCGCCCGGCCTGACAGAGCCGCTTGGCCGCGCAGCTGTGGATTCGAATATCCCGTTCCTGCCGGGCATCGCCAATGCTGGCGACATCATGCGCGGGCTCGATTTGGGGCTCACTCATTTCAAGTTCTTCCCCGCCATGGCGGCCGGTGGGCTCCCCGCGCTGAAGGCGCTGGCGGGGCCGTTCGGCCAATGCCGTTTCTGCCCCACCGGTGGAATATCGGAAGAAACCGCGCCCGAATGGCTCGGCTACGATCCGGTGCTGTGCGTCGGCGGCAGCTGGATCGCGCCGCGCAAATCCTCCGATTACGTCGCCATCGCCAATTCCGCGCGCCGCGCCGCCGGGCTCACCCGATGA
- the glk gene encoding glucokinase yields MGGRQLVSVDIGGTHARFAIATIGDDGTLALGEPETLHTSDHASFQTAWEDFREMQGGSLPDAVSMAIAGPVGGDVIRFTNNPWIIRPGLVREKLGVRDYTIVNDFEAVAHAVARAPEDQFVHLTGPDRPLGESGTISVIGPGTGLGVAQLWRDAKEGGGCAYHVQATEGGHVDFAPLDSIEDAILARLRKRHNRVSVERVVSGPAIVDIYETLAAMENRAIIELSDIEIWTRGTSGKDSLAAAAVDRFCLALGAAAGDFALAHGGFAGVVIAGGLGYRIRDTLLASGFAERFRYKGRFAELMATIPVKLITHPQPGLFGAAAAFAREHS; encoded by the coding sequence ATGGGGGGCAGACAACTCGTCAGCGTCGATATTGGCGGTACGCATGCACGCTTCGCCATCGCGACTATCGGCGATGACGGGACGCTGGCGCTGGGCGAGCCGGAGACGCTCCACACGAGCGACCACGCCAGTTTCCAGACCGCGTGGGAAGATTTTCGCGAGATGCAGGGCGGCAGCCTGCCCGATGCGGTCAGCATGGCGATCGCCGGGCCGGTCGGCGGCGATGTGATCCGCTTTACCAACAATCCGTGGATCATCCGCCCGGGCCTGGTGCGCGAAAAGCTGGGCGTGAGAGATTACACCATCGTCAACGATTTCGAAGCGGTCGCCCATGCCGTGGCCCGCGCGCCCGAAGACCAGTTCGTTCACCTTACCGGACCCGACCGGCCGCTGGGCGAAAGCGGCACGATCAGCGTAATCGGCCCCGGCACCGGGCTCGGCGTGGCGCAATTGTGGCGCGATGCGAAGGAAGGCGGCGGCTGTGCCTATCACGTGCAGGCGACCGAGGGCGGCCATGTGGATTTCGCACCACTCGATTCGATCGAGGACGCGATCCTTGCCCGGCTGCGCAAGCGACATAACCGCGTATCGGTGGAACGCGTGGTATCGGGCCCGGCGATCGTGGATATTTACGAAACGCTCGCTGCGATGGAAAACCGCGCGATCATAGAACTCAGCGATATCGAGATTTGGACGCGCGGCACTTCGGGAAAAGACAGCCTCGCCGCCGCCGCAGTGGACCGCTTTTGCCTGGCACTGGGCGCGGCAGCCGGCGATTTTGCGCTGGCCCATGGCGGCTTTGCCGGCGTGGTGATTGCCGGCGGGCTGGGATACCGCATCCGCGACACGCTGCTCGCTTCCGGCTTTGCCGAGCGCTTCCGTTACAAGGGCCGGTTTGCCGAATTGATGGCGACCATCCCGGTCAAACTTATCACTCACCCGCAGCCCGGCCTGTTCGGCGCGGCTGCCGCTTTTGCGAGAGAACACTCATGA